In Chryseobacterium gotjawalense, the following are encoded in one genomic region:
- a CDS encoding T9SS type A sorting domain-containing protein, whose product MMKKNTSWGASLLMYFLLAFQLLNAQAAGDFRSKISGDWITPGTWEKCTSMSPETWVASTTDYPGKTAGSYSVTIVNCHTISTPSSPSAFKIGDLTVSGVLMIKSQLTLSTTNKLWIKGGSMVWADKIGVYLANNAALIITGPKLCSNTYVLGLDSTDNSTCNANTALFMGDIKYTSCVGKGKGNTAAGDFNMVNGLGGSLRASPGAYPSALCYGSAIQPTLFGNAVQYGTNLGVITYTWSLVSKPSGSGLNFPTTNTRNPVLPALTVAGDYVFKLVTSIPLPFSNEQLVTITVGGETVYKSGVWSADIPSFANHRTAKIQENYNTASEGSFDACSCEVALGSTLTVSKDTFVQVLNNITNYGTVTVESDGNLIQVNDNGIFTGQPITSKREFKISATREQYNFVGSPVAFQSGESYKTIYPGTTYVLYHNETNNMFYNSSGVNVPGRGLAVKEPTGSGIATVTATYKGVPQNGIITLPITNKDSNPTVTTYGYNLVGNPYPSNIDLQLLYNINGGKTGSSQIISPNISPTFYFWNNNGNTLFEQQGSGYSGVAYAIYNVLTGPDGTGTQSGLSSKVPSKIVKVGQGFMTRSLKSNYDFIFNNSIRTKDASPVDFLGKGSPALQVDRYWLQMKTPSGIASTIAVVHYAAGNNLFGPEDSRTMGGSDAVYSLAGGEKLAIDGRSSFENTAVIQLGMQHLVNGDYTISIDTAEGIFAEMQPVYLKDKQTGTITNLSQGTYTFSANAGESTGRFEIIYQSDTFLVTDSTTREELVVYRDGTSFVVKAQNTNIKDLELYDLTGRLLYKVQPNSTTAVIDSGFMVNGIYILKIDHNGRITAKKIIK is encoded by the coding sequence ATGATGAAAAAAAATACCTCTTGGGGAGCATCGCTCCTGATGTATTTCCTGCTTGCTTTTCAGTTGCTCAATGCGCAAGCCGCAGGAGATTTTAGATCGAAAATTAGTGGAGATTGGATTACTCCAGGCACATGGGAGAAATGTACTTCAATGTCACCTGAAACTTGGGTAGCATCTACCACAGATTATCCAGGGAAAACAGCTGGCAGTTATTCGGTGACCATCGTAAATTGTCATACCATATCTACTCCTTCGTCTCCATCAGCTTTCAAAATTGGAGATCTCACCGTTTCAGGAGTATTGATGATTAAAAGTCAACTTACCTTAAGTACTACAAATAAATTATGGATAAAAGGAGGATCTATGGTATGGGCCGATAAGATTGGCGTATATCTTGCGAATAATGCCGCGTTAATTATAACCGGTCCAAAGTTATGTTCCAATACTTATGTTTTGGGACTTGATTCAACAGATAACAGTACTTGTAATGCAAATACTGCTTTGTTTATGGGTGATATTAAATATACCTCGTGCGTAGGAAAAGGAAAAGGAAATACCGCAGCCGGAGACTTCAATATGGTAAACGGACTTGGAGGAAGTTTGCGCGCCAGCCCCGGCGCTTACCCCTCCGCTTTGTGTTATGGTAGCGCCATTCAACCCACTTTATTTGGAAACGCAGTGCAATATGGAACTAATCTTGGAGTGATCACTTATACCTGGAGTTTGGTCTCAAAGCCTTCTGGTTCTGGTTTAAATTTTCCCACCACGAATACCCGGAATCCCGTTCTTCCAGCTTTGACCGTTGCGGGTGATTATGTTTTCAAATTAGTGACTTCGATTCCTTTACCGTTTTCTAATGAACAATTGGTGACTATTACGGTGGGTGGCGAAACGGTATATAAAAGTGGAGTGTGGTCAGCTGACATCCCTTCTTTTGCCAACCATCGTACGGCTAAAATCCAGGAGAATTACAATACCGCTTCCGAAGGCTCTTTCGATGCGTGTTCCTGCGAGGTAGCACTTGGTAGTACGCTTACGGTTTCAAAAGATACTTTTGTACAAGTGCTCAACAATATCACCAACTATGGAACGGTTACCGTAGAAAGCGACGGAAACTTAATACAGGTAAATGATAACGGTATTTTTACAGGCCAACCGATTACCTCTAAACGTGAATTCAAAATAAGCGCCACCAGAGAACAATACAATTTTGTGGGCTCCCCTGTGGCTTTTCAATCAGGAGAGTCTTATAAAACCATTTATCCCGGAACCACTTATGTGCTTTACCATAACGAAACCAATAATATGTTCTATAATTCCTCGGGCGTGAATGTTCCGGGCAGAGGTTTGGCAGTGAAAGAACCTACAGGAAGCGGAATAGCTACCGTAACAGCAACCTATAAAGGCGTGCCACAAAACGGAATTATTACTTTACCTATTACCAACAAAGACTCGAATCCCACAGTAACTACCTATGGCTATAATCTCGTGGGTAACCCTTATCCTTCCAATATCGATCTGCAGCTATTGTATAATATCAATGGGGGTAAAACAGGCAGTTCACAAATTATATCCCCGAATATCAGTCCCACTTTTTATTTCTGGAATAATAATGGCAATACGCTCTTTGAGCAGCAGGGAAGTGGTTATAGTGGAGTAGCTTATGCGATATACAATGTATTGACCGGTCCCGATGGGACAGGAACCCAATCAGGTCTGTCTTCTAAAGTTCCTTCAAAAATTGTGAAAGTAGGGCAGGGCTTCATGACGAGATCATTAAAAAGCAATTATGATTTCATATTCAACAACAGTATCAGAACGAAGGACGCTTCACCTGTTGATTTTCTCGGAAAGGGGAGTCCGGCTCTTCAGGTTGACAGGTACTGGCTTCAGATGAAGACACCTTCGGGGATTGCTTCTACGATTGCAGTGGTACATTATGCCGCCGGGAACAATCTTTTCGGTCCGGAAGACTCCAGAACCATGGGCGGTTCAGATGCCGTCTACAGTCTTGCCGGTGGTGAAAAATTAGCCATCGACGGCCGGAGCAGTTTTGAAAACACGGCGGTCATTCAACTCGGAATGCAGCATCTTGTTAATGGGGATTATACCATCAGTATTGATACTGCTGAAGGGATCTTTGCAGAGATGCAGCCAGTTTACCTTAAAGACAAACAGACCGGAACTATCACCAACCTCAGTCAGGGAACTTATACTTTTTCCGCAAACGCGGGTGAAAGTACGGGCCGGTTTGAAATCATTTATCAGTCCGATACTTTTTTGGTTACAGATTCAACCACCAGAGAGGAATTGGTGGTGTACAGAGACGGTACCAGTTTCGTGGTCAAAGCACAAAACACCAATATCAAAGATCTGGAACTGTATGATCTGACCGGCAGGTTGCTGTATAAAGTGCAGCCGAACAGCACAACGGCGGTCATTGATTCAGGTTTTATGGTAAACGGGATCTATATTCTTAAAATTGACCATAACGGGCGGATCACCGCGAAGAAGATTATTAAATAG